The following is a genomic window from Aquificota bacterium.
ATGCGGAGTTTGACGGCCAAAGGAGGAAGAGGGTGGTGGTTAAAGTGATAGGGCTTTAAAGGCCTCCTCTCTTTCTTTGCACTTTTCACAGCGCCCGCAAGGGCTTATCTTACCTTTTGACCTTTTTGGGTTTATGCAGGAAAGGGTCCTTTCTAAAGGCACATCCTTTGAAAACTTGGCTATGACCTGGTGCTTTTCCATACCCATAAAAGGTGTTAAGATTTCAATCCCTGTAAGCCTTTGCAAGCTTCTCATATAGTCTAAGTTGTTATCATAAAAAGGGTAAATACCTAAGCTACCTATGGCTATGCTTTTTATACCTTTTAAAAGGGCGTAGTTGCTTGCAGGTGTTATAAGGTTTAGGTTTCTTAAGGGTATAAGAAGGTCCTTACTATGGCTTCTACTTTTCACCTTTTCCGGGTTTGTGTAAAAGAGAATCCTTATTGGCATGAGGTTTTTATAGGTCCTTTTGGCATACTGCCAAAGCCTTTTGGCATTTTCCAGCTCAACAGGTTCCCAAGGATAGCCAGCCCTCATATAAACCGGATAGACAAGCCAGCCTTTTTTTAGATAAAGGTACAAAAGGCATGTACTTTCCACCCCTCCACTAAAGAGGACTACAATTTTATGTGCATTCTCCCGATACATGTCTTCCACTGTCAAGGTTTATTATCTCCCCTGTCATGCTTTCCACCTCAAGGAGATAGTGGGTAAGCTTTATTACATCCTCCACAGATACAGGCCTTTTGAGTGGTGTTTTGTTTATGTACTCTTGCCACTTTTCTTGGGAAAAATCTGGTGGCTTTACAGTTGGTCCAAGGGCTATGGCGTTTACCAAGATATGGGGTGCCAGCTCCTTTGCCATCACTTTTACTGCCGTGTGGAGGGCGCCCTTTGCCACAAAGTATGCTGAATAATTCCTATAAGGTGTGGTGTTGGTAGCCCAATCTCCAAAGGCTATTATCCTACCTTTAATATCTCCTGTGTTTTTTAGCATCACAGGGTAAAGCTCCTTACAAAAGACCAAAAAGGCTTGGGCTATGGGTTTGAAGTGCTTATCTATATCTTCTTCCTTTAAGCTATCAAGGGGTGTGGCCTCATAGGGGCTTGCCAAGTGCAAAAAGGCATCCACTCCACCAAGCCTCTCAGAAAGCTCCCTTATTGCTCTTTCACAATCCTGCCAAAGGCTAAGGTCAGCCCTTACTCCAAAAACCCTTGGCCCAAACTCTTTTGAGAGGCTTTTATAAATATCTTCGGAAGTTTTATAAACAACTCCTACAGTCCAACCCTTTTCTAAGAGGCTTTTGGCTACTTTATGTCCAATCCGCCTTATGCCCGTTATTATGGCTCTTTTCATCAGGTATTAATTATAGGCTTCTGCCTATGAGCCGATGGGATATTAATCAAGGTTTGTTAAAATAAACTCAGGGAGGGTGGCATGCGCAAGCTTGCGACCTTTTTAGTAATGGGTTTTTTAATAAGCGCATGTTCGGAGAGGGCTGGGCTGGAAGTCCTTTGTAAGCTGGGTAGTGCAGAAGCTTGCTATAGTCTTGGAGTTATGTATTCGGAGGGTAAGGGGGTGCCACAGGATTATAAGAAGGCTGTGGAGTTTTATGAGAAAGCTTGTAATAAAAATATGGGCGAAGCCTGTTTAAACCTTGGAGTTATGTATGCAAGGGGACAGGGTGTTTTGGAGGATCGCAAAAAAGCCATGGAGCTTTTTGAAAGGGCTTGCCAGATGGACATAGGCTTGGCATGTAGAAACCTTGGGCTTATGTATGCAGAAGGCAAGGGAGTGCCAAAGGACTATAAGAAGGCGAGCGAGCTTTATCAAAAGGCATGTGATAAGGGCGAAGCCATGGCTTGTATAAACCTTGGTGCAATGTATCAGGAAGGTAAGGGGGTTTTGAGGAACACAAGCAAGGCTATTGAGCTTTTTCAAAAGGCCTGTCAGATGGAAAGTGGCTTTGGGTGTTTATTGGTTGGTTATATGTATGCCGAGGGTATAGGGCTACCAAAGGATATGGAGAAGGCTAAGGAGTTTTATAGAAAGGCGTTGGAGCTGTCCAAAAGTTCTTGCGATAATGGTGATAAGTATGGGTGTTTTGTGCTTGGTTTTATGCATGAGGAGGGCTTGAGTGTTTCCAAAAACTACTTTAGGGCGGTGGAGTTTTATCAAAAGGCATGTGATCTGAGAAATGGTAGCGCATGTAGAAAGCTTGCTTGGATGCATGCAAGAGGCTTAGGCACAAAGGCGGATAGTTCAAAGGCCTATGAGTATCTAAAAAAGGCTTGCGACCTTGGAGAGGAAGAAGCATGCAAGATGAAATTTTAATAAGGAGGTGTAAGCCATGAGGGTGTTTGGGGTTTTTGCCTTGTTTGGTCTTTTGTTTTTGGGTGGGGTCTCCTATGCCAAGGACCCATTTCCGCCAAAGCCATCAAAGGTGCCGGGTCAAATTAGGTGCAATACCAGATGTATTAACGATATGTGCTGGCGCACCTATGATGATGGAAGGAGTGTAAAGTTTAGAGCCAGACCAAAGTGGGACCCATTCCAACAGCGATGGGTCTTTGACCCAGGACCTTGTTAATAGGAATATTATTTTCTGCGGGTATGCTTCGGCGTGCCACCACAAAGGCATTTTAGATTTTTAACAGGTAGTATGAGAAGTTTATCTTCTGGGGGCATGCCACTATCAATTTTTACTAAAAATAAACTTAGACAATTAAACGTAGGGGCACGCTGATGCGTGCCATAAAAAATATAAAAAGAAAGGGCACAGTGCACCGTGCCCCTACAAAAGGGAATTTCTCACCCAGCGTGTATTTTTGCAAAAAATAAATGAGACAAGCAATGTAGGGACACGCTGACGCGTGCTATAAAAAAAGTCCAAAAGGATGAATTTCTATTAAGGCGCTGAAATGTTATAATTTTAGTCATACCTTTGAAAAAGGAGGTTTGAGAATGAACCTTTATGAGTATGAGGCTTATGAAAAGCTATTTAAAAAGTATGGCGTGCCAACGCCAAGGTTTATGTTTGGCGACCACTTGAGCGATGATATTGTTAGCTTTATCAATCAATTGGGGGAATGTGTAATAAAATCTCAGGTGCTTGTGGGAAAAAGGGGGAAGGCTGGCGCTGTAAAGCTGTGTAAAAGCCCAGAGGAAGCCATAGAGACCTTTAACGCACTGCTTAATTACCCTGTTTATGGCGAGATGCCCGTGGGCCTTTTGGTTACAGAAAAGGCAAACATACTAAAGGAGCTATATGCCTCCATAACCTACTCTACAGAGGTAAGGGCGCCTGTTTTGACCTTGAGCCTTGAAGGTGGAATGGACATAGAGGAGGTCCCACCAGAAAAGGTAAAAAGCTGGGTAATAGACCCAATAAAAGGCCTATACCCCCACATGGTAAGGAACTACCTCCTTGAGCTTGGCTTTCCAAAAGAATACATGGGAGTCTTAAGGGAGCTATCAGAAGTTATAGCCAATATGTGGAGGGCCTTTTGGGAGGCAGAAGCCAGACTCTTGGAGATAAACCCACTTGCCATATGCGATGTGGGAGGAAAGCAAAAGGTTCTGGCCCTTGACGCAGTGGTAACCATAGACGATGATGCAAGCATACCACCAGCCAAGATATACGGCGTAAGGACAGCCATGAAGAGGCCACCCACAGAAAGGGAGATAGAAGCCTCTCTCATAGATAGGGATGACCACAGAGGAAAGGCTGGCTCCTATGTGGAGGTGGATGGTGATATTGCCATGATGACCTTTGGCGGTGGGGGTTCAACGGTTACCATAGAGACCACCTACGCCATCGGCCTAAGGCCTGCCAACTTTACCGACATAGGAGGAAATCCACCGGCGGAAAAAATGTATAAGATAACACGCATAATTCTCTCAAAGCCCGGCCTTAGGGGAGTTTTGGTATGCGGTGGAACGGCCAACAACACAAGGATTGATGTAACCTTGGGTGAAGGCGTGGCAAACGCCATAAGGGACCTCTACAAGGAAGGAAAGCTAAACCCCAACTGGATATGGGTGGTGCGTAGAAATGGGCCGGAGGCCGAAAAAGGCCTTAGGATGCTATATGAGGCCATGAAAGAATGCGGTGTGAAGGCGGAGATATACGACTCTTCCCTGCCCTTGACAGAGGCGCCAATAAGGCTAAAGGAACTCCTTGACAGGTGTGAAGCACTTCAAAGGGAATCTCAAGAGGATAGACACCTAACAGAAGAACAAGCAAAGGATATGGGGCTTTAAGCCCCTTTTTTTATTTTTGGTGGAGCGGAGGGGATTTGAACCCCCGGCCTCCTACACGCCAAGCAGGCGCTCTCCCACTGAGCTACCGCCCCTACGGTAATTAATATTTTAATGCATTTTTTGCTTTGTGTCAAAGGCTTTTTTATAGATCTCCAGCCTAAGCCTTAGGGCTTTTCTCTTCTTTTCCCTCTCTTCTTTGAATACTTTAATAGCCTCCTTTTTAAGAGCTGTGTATAGGTCCAGCATGGCCATGTTTTACCTCCAAAAGCTCACATTCCATATTAAAAGGTTTGGAGTTTATCACCCTAACCTTTACTATGCTTCCAAGGAGGCTTTCATCTCCTTTTAGGCTTGCCCACCTGTTTGTCCTCGTCCTTCCAATGAGCCTTCCTTCTTCGTAGCTTTCAATAAGCACCTCCTGCTCTGTCCCTTCGTAGGACTTGGCTATCTCACCAAGTATTTTCTTTTGAAGCTCTAAGAGCCTTGTCATCCTTTGAGCTTTTATCTCATCTGGCACTTGCCCTTCCATGGAGTAGGCTGGTGTGTCTGGCCTTGGAGAGTATTTAAAGGAAAAGACCTGTTCAAACCTAACCTTTTCCAAAACATCAAGCGTATCCTCAAAGTCCTCTTCCGTTTCTGT
Proteins encoded in this region:
- a CDS encoding SEL1-like repeat protein, with translation MRKLATFLVMGFLISACSERAGLEVLCKLGSAEACYSLGVMYSEGKGVPQDYKKAVEFYEKACNKNMGEACLNLGVMYARGQGVLEDRKKAMELFERACQMDIGLACRNLGLMYAEGKGVPKDYKKASELYQKACDKGEAMACINLGAMYQEGKGVLRNTSKAIELFQKACQMESGFGCLLVGYMYAEGIGLPKDMEKAKEFYRKALELSKSSCDNGDKYGCFVLGFMHEEGLSVSKNYFRAVEFYQKACDLRNGSACRKLAWMHARGLGTKADSSKAYEYLKKACDLGEEEACKMKF
- a CDS encoding succinate--CoA ligase subunit beta; its protein translation is MNLYEYEAYEKLFKKYGVPTPRFMFGDHLSDDIVSFINQLGECVIKSQVLVGKRGKAGAVKLCKSPEEAIETFNALLNYPVYGEMPVGLLVTEKANILKELYASITYSTEVRAPVLTLSLEGGMDIEEVPPEKVKSWVIDPIKGLYPHMVRNYLLELGFPKEYMGVLRELSEVIANMWRAFWEAEARLLEINPLAICDVGGKQKVLALDAVVTIDDDASIPPAKIYGVRTAMKRPPTEREIEASLIDRDDHRGKAGSYVEVDGDIAMMTFGGGGSTVTIETTYAIGLRPANFTDIGGNPPAEKMYKITRIILSKPGLRGVLVCGGTANNTRIDVTLGEGVANAIRDLYKEGKLNPNWIWVVRRNGPEAEKGLRMLYEAMKECGVKAEIYDSSLPLTEAPIRLKELLDRCEALQRESQEDRHLTEEQAKDMGL
- a CDS encoding SDR family oxidoreductase; protein product: MKRAIITGIRRIGHKVAKSLLEKGWTVGVVYKTSEDIYKSLSKEFGPRVFGVRADLSLWQDCERAIRELSERLGGVDAFLHLASPYEATPLDSLKEEDIDKHFKPIAQAFLVFCKELYPVMLKNTGDIKGRIIAFGDWATNTTPYRNYSAYFVAKGALHTAVKVMAKELAPHILVNAIALGPTVKPPDFSQEKWQEYINKTPLKRPVSVEDVIKLTHYLLEVESMTGEIINLDSGRHVSGECT
- a CDS encoding 7-cyano-7-deazaguanine synthase, with product MYRENAHKIVVLFSGGVESTCLLYLYLKKGWLVYPVYMRAGYPWEPVELENAKRLWQYAKRTYKNLMPIRILFYTNPEKVKSRSHSKDLLIPLRNLNLITPASNYALLKGIKSIAIGSLGIYPFYDNNLDYMRSLQRLTGIEILTPFMGMEKHQVIAKFSKDVPLERTLSCINPKRSKGKISPCGRCEKCKEREEAFKALSL